gatgctttctgaagggtcgagatggcgactagagggggtgaatagttgtttctaaaacttaatcgcatcggctaaccaaaacaagtgcagaattaaaactatcggtctagccaagactacacccctctatctatgttctctagcaccttacaaagatcctaattaagcaacaaaggtgctaggctaactagatctcacctaaccaattctaggagcaaggtcacacaaacctatgccactagtatttcaaccaatgagggagctcctacacgtgctagtaagcaaaagcacaaatccaactaagctcactagcaatgcttaataacaaggcaaccaatgccaaattagagagcataaatacttagctacacaaactaagcaaagcgattaataaggttacacaaaccaaattagtcacgcaagggagctacttctatgctacacaagcaagaaggtaactagtgagctacacaagctaactaattacaagagcaactacacaagcacaatgtatataaaagtaatcacaagcttgtgtatgggtattacaaaccaacaggaaggacaaggttgacatggtgattttctcccgaggttcacatgcttgccaatacgctatgtccccattgtgtcgaccgctcacttagtggttcgacggctaattggcatcacccgttaagtccacacgtcgggcaccgcaagaacctaccctataagtgaaggtagctcaatgacatgcttaaccagagttgctcttcacagcttccgcggggcgagcacaatgccctcacaaagctcttcttcggagcaccacacaagcttcttgtgagcttcgatggagaccaccaccaagctatctaggaggtggcaacctccaagagtaacaaacaccaccggcttgcaactcaatcacctagtaccactcaatgtaatctcacaatgcaacgcactagaatcacactcactcacaatcgattcgcactcttgcaagaacgagttagagggcatccaagcactcctacacaagccacataggcatgagggtgctaagtaaccagcccaaggccggccacatactccttttatagccctaaGGGATAAAATaactgttaccccttcactgggcaaagcgcatactgaccggatgcgcaggtcacaacgatcggacgctgaaacccagcgtccagtcacttacagagaggttccagcgatatttttcagcgaccggacacgtccggtcatcactgactgaACTCTcctagcatccagtcacttctagacacgctaaaaacactgaccAGATGCTGTGACCGGACTCGTAGGTGCTGATCAGACGATGGACCCCAGCGTCCGTTCGTttttcgcgccagcgtccggtcacagacctttcagcgctaaaatggctataactcttagctccgaactccgatttcgatgatcttggacattttgaaaagcttactcagagggctacacatcaaacatgcatacttgatccaaatcacaatgtatCAAAATAGTATtctaatccaaggaccatcctatagttccgtgtacaccgaaaaacctttttctcttctctaagttgattcacgacaactctaactttttctcctttgcaaatgtgccaacaccaccaagtgtgcaccatcatgtgtatgtgtgttagcttttcataaacattttccaaaggattagccactcaacttgccacgccactcgatcctagcgatgatgcaaagttaaatcactcgagtggcactagatgaccgatatgcaaacaagtttgcccctcttgatactatggctatctatcctaaacctagtcatcaacttctctacacacctatgaccggtgaaatgaaataccctaggttatgcctttgccttgcgtatttcattccatctcctccaatgtcgatgcaacacatgcaccaacatgatcaacaatgatatgatccactttatatcaccacatgatcatattggttcatcgatcttgacttcacttgcttttcaccgttgcctttgtccatcagcgccaagtcttgctcaagcttcaccgccacgcggtccatcgcttcaaagcctctgacttgcccttcacgcttacaaccggtccatcaagccaagtcttgtcttaatcttctccaccttgatcacgtaactcaatgtcatgtcttatgtgcaataagctccttcatcatcacatgtgtgagctttgcaacatctccaaatcattttcaccttcacggcatatgttgctcacacacatatacttatggactaatcagctgtgtatctcacataaacataattagtctacctagggttgtcactcaattaccaaaactacataaggacctttcaatctccctctttttggtaattgatgacaactctacaaagatatggaaattaagctcttttggattcatgttgctttcccaagcaattttaccatgtgtaaataattttggacaagtaccataaacccaaaatagtagtattagctccccctacatatgtgctagagcgtttattttgaagctcgcacatatgcatagattgaaattatgggagtataattactactaaatgatgctaaggtgtatagagtaaacctttgaagcatgataccaatcggagttgcacctttaagttcatccttagcaccatggttagctagatatcacttgaaaataaaatcactagatacctcatgagatcaacattaaaaccaaggtactagcattacttgaaaagcataccaagtgtctagctatcatcctatgcatgctagttttcatttcatcaatcaaattctacaactagcatacttcacacaagcatgcatattgaatttaagaacttatgcaatacaAGCAAAAACGTGAattgcacatatcaaatgcaatcaatcaaagttcatgagcttgctccccttatttgtgtgcttcttttgtccaagaattttgatccatctcttttcttcaatattgctccctctttgtccatgtccatgtccaatctctacttctttgttttaattcttccaaagctttcatatctacaatctcaatcttaaagcttttatatctttgtataatctctcctcctttgtcatcaattttcataaaatgtgtgcttctcattgatgcaaaggtatgcatttagggtagatgattcaggcttgaatcttgcattttttatagacatcacttgattgttggaatgacaccacttgaagataccacttttaacttgtaccacttgtattttgtgtagggcttcttgagataccacacatagaatctttgatcttgatatcaatttgtgtgacacctccccctatgtgatattTCAAGGCCTTATTTGATGTGATTCTTCTATTCTGAGCTATAAATCGTTatagtttttctagatacatttgcTTTTAATATGCCTATAGACCTAATGTATAATATACCTAGAAAATtcaaaaataacttataatttagaatagagagaAAACTACTATATTGGAATGCCGAAAGTACAGCAAAATATCTTTTTGCCTGGCCGTAggattttttctttctttttatgttttttttttgtgtaaCATTGAATTGATTCAAGAAATTCTAATACAATACGTGTAAGCCATTTTTTCTCTacaaaggccttgtttagattgaggttaggaatcagtatttaggcactgtagcattttcgtttgtatttgataattattatccaatcatggcctaactaggctcaaaagattcgtctcgtaatttacaatcaaactgtgtaattagttattttttatctacatttaatactccatgcatatgtccaaagatttgatgtgatagagagagagtgaaaaaacttgtaaTCTAAGAAAGGCCAAAACTGGCTTTGTCAGTGAATAATGACTACTTTTCACCAGCTCTGACGCCATTTAATAGAGCTCCAGTTAATTTTGGCTTCTTTTATAGTAAGGAGTGGCTTTTATCATTTCTTTTAAAATGAATTAGGAGACGATGTAAAACTATTTTAGACACGTGCCAAACAAGGTTTGGTTTGTTTATTAAAGCTTTTTGATGGGGTGATTGACCCGTTCGCTTCActaaacaaaataaataaaaaatattttgactgaaaaaaaataagctgaaaaatataaattataagAAAAGCCAATTGAGCCCATATATACTTCCCAAAATACGTTGTATCCAACATTATATCAACCTCTCGAATGCTTTCCATGTGCTATTACTACCATGCCCAACTCGTCTCGCTCGATGTTGACGACGCATTTGGAGAGACACAGAGATGATGCGTGCGCCCCCACGTGCAAAGCCGTTGAAGCAGTTTCCCGTCACATTTGTGTGTCCCCCGGtcgcggcggtcgccatggccgcagCTACCCGCTCCTCCACCTGCTCACGCCTCGTTCTCCGTTTCCGCAGACGACTCTCGATCACACCACCGCCGTGGTGCATGGAGCCAAGCGTTTTCAAAAAGAATGGAGCCAACGACTTGGGGTTGTTGGGCACGAGCACGTAGCCACGTAAGCGACGCGCAAATCGACGAACGCGTACTATCTTGCAGCTCAAATATCCAAATTAATTTCATTTATTAGTCATGCTAGGCAAAacaattatttattttttagcTTAAAAGGGGAAAAGGAGAACTATTTCGGCGAATTGATGAAGTGTGGGAGGAAGGAGGCAAAACTGCGGACGGTGTTTTTGCTGTTGCAGGGCGTGGGGAGCCTCGACGGGTAATTATTACGGTTaaataaataatattaatataaatataaatggcGGATTTAAAATAATCGGACTTAATTAATCGACTAATCCCTCTCTCTCCTCGTCTCGTCTCACCACCTCCACCTCGCCTCCTCGCTAGTCGCTCCCCACCTCGTTCCCTGTCTCCTTCCCACCCTTCTCGCTccgccccccccacccccaccaccacccaccAAAGCGTCGCCGGCCCGGCCGCCGCGCGCGAATCCCCAGGCCGGGATCGATCTCCCCGCCTGCTCGCTCACCGGACCCTTCTCTGCCTCGGCCCTTCTCTTCGTGCCTCTCTCTCTGCCTCTTCAGTCTTCACGCAGGTTGGTGCCTCGTCTCAATCTCCCCAGCTGGATGCTGGCGCGTCGGTTCCTGGTCCTGCGGGTTTCCCTCGCCCCcgtcccttttttttttttttttttgctcctcgTTTGCACCCGTTGCGGAGTTTTTTGGGCAGTCCGTTCGTTCGTTTTGTGCTGTTTTCTCTTTTCACATGGGTGAATTAGGAGGTGAATGTATGTGTCTGCAATACACGCGGGTGTAATTTGCGCGTTGTTTTATAGCGGATTCCAGGTTTCCCTGGCATGAGATTTCTCCGTGCGTTTTGTTCGATttctttgtcttttttttttaaaattcgcTGACGACGAGATCACGAACTGATTCCCCAAGTTGCAGGTCCAATTCGCCCGCCCGCGGCGTAGGAATCCCATCCTAGATTCGATCGGGGCGCTGCAATGCCGGCATCCGCATAGCCGGGAAATCGGGCGCTGACGGACACCGGGCGCCGAGATGGCCCGTTCCGGCCGCCGGCGGCGGGACCGCATGCGGTGGAGCAATCTCTACACCTTCTCCTGCTTCCGCGCCCAGCACGGGCACGCCGGCGACGCGGGCCCCTCCTCCGACGGGGCCGGCGCCGTCGGCGGCCCGGGCTTCTCGCGCGTCGTCTACTGCAACAACGCCGCCCTGCAGAAGCCGCTCAAGTACGTCACCAACTACATCACCACCACCAAGTACAACATCATCACCTTCTTCCCCAAGGCCATCTTCGAGCAGTTCCGGCGCGTCGCCAACCTCTACTTCCTCCTCACCGCCATCCTCTCGCTCACCCCGGTGTGCCCCTTCTCGGCCGTCAGCATGATTGCTCCGTTGGCCTTTGTCGTCGGCCTCAGCATGATGAAGGAGGGGCTGGAGGACTGGCGCCGCTTCATCCAGGACATGAAGGTGAACAACCGCAAGGTCAGCGTGCACAAGGGTGATGGCGAGTTCGACTACCGGCACTGGAAGGACCTTTGCGTCGGTGATGTCGTCAGGGTTGAGAAGGACCAGTTCTTCCCTGCTGACTTACTGCTACTGTCCTCGAGCTATGAGGATGGCATTTGCTATGTTGAGACGATGAACCTCGATGGTGAGACGAACCTTAAGGTGAAGAGGTCACTTGAGGTTACGCTGCCGCTGGAAGAAGACGAGTCATTTAAGGATTTCCAGGCAGTGATACGCTGCGAGGATCCCAACCCGAGCTTGTACACGTTCACTGGTAACTTTGAGTATGAGAGGCAGGTGTACGCCCTTGATCCGTCTCAGATACTTCTGAGGGACTCAAAACTAAGGAATACAGCCTTTATCTATGGAGTGGTTATCTTTACTGGCCATGACAGTAAAGTCATGCAGAACTCAACTGAGTCGCCATCCAAGAGGAGCAGGATTGAgaagaagatggatttaattataTACATCCTGTTTACTGTGCTCGTGCTGATATCAATCATTAGTTCAGTTGGATTCGCTGTGAGGATCAAGTTCGATTTGCCCAACTGGTGGTACTTGCAGCCACAGAAAAGCAATAAATTAGATGATCCATCACGCCCTGCTCTTTCTGGGATATTCCATCTAATCACAGCTCTCATTCTTTACGGGTATCTGATTCCAATCTCGCTGTATGTCTCGATTGAACTTGTGAAGGTATTGCAAGCACATTTCATTAACCAGGACATTCATATGTTTGATGAGGAGACTGGCAATACTGCTCAGGCACGTACATCAAACTTAAATGAGGAACTTGGCCAGGTTCATACTATCTTGTCAGATAAAACTGGTACTCTGACCTGCAATCAGATGGACTTCCTGAAGTGTTCAATTGCTGGAGTATCATATGGCGTGGGTTCAAGTGAAGTTGAACTTGCTGCTGCAAAGCAGATGGCGTCAGGTGCTGATGACCATGATATCCCTTTACAAGATATATGGGAGGAGAACAATGAGGATGAAATCGAGTTGGTAGAAGGAGTCACCTTTAGTGTTGGGAACAACCGAAAGCCCTCCATAAAAGGCTTCAGTTTTCAGGATGACCGTCTCAGGCAAGGGAACTGGACCAAGGAGCCAAATTCTTCCACAATTCTACTCTTCTTCAGGATACTTGCTCTGTGTCACACAGCGATACCGGAGATAAATGAAGCAACTGGTTCTATTGCCTATGAAGCAGAATCACCTGATGAGGGGGCTTTTCTTGTGGCAGCCAGGGAATTTGGATTCGAATTTTTCAAGCGAACACAATCAAGTGTCTTTGTCAGGGAGAAACACACTTCTTCGGAAGGCACAATTGAGAGGTTGCATATCAGTATTTGTTACTCCATAATTTGTTCCTTATCCTTATTATTATGATTATTTTGTCTTAATACGTGAGTATGGTTTCAGGGAGTTCAAGATTCTCAATCTATTGGAATTCAATAGCAAAAGAAAACGAATGACTGTAATTCTGCAGGATGAAGATGGTCAAATTCTTCTTTTTTGCAAAGGAGCAGACAGGTAGGATTTGtactatttttttaaatttggtgATGCTCTTTGATTTATTTTTGGCTAGGCCTGTACATCAAGCCATCTACATTCAGATTTTGATATTTTGTTATTAGCTTAAAAATGTTAAGAAGCAAATTTTACACCTGATTACTTGGTGCTGTCAACATGCTTGGCTTGTTTCTTCTATCTTTTTCAATGTCACCACTTTTTTGGCTTCAGCTTGACTATCCGTGATTGTTCTTTGTTCCCAACCGAGCAGCATCATATTTGATAGACTGGCAAAAAATGGAAGGATGTATGAAGTTGATACAACTAGGCATTTGAATGAATATGGTGAGGCAGGCTTGCGAACATTGGCACTATCGTACAGGGTGCTTGATGAATCAGAATATTCTTCTTGGAATGCTGAGTTTCTTAAAGCAAAGACCTCTATTGGGCCTGATAGAGAGTTGCAACTTGAACGAGTCTCTGAGTTGATTGAAAGGGAGCTGATCCTTGTTGGTGCAACTGCTGTAGAGGACAAATTACAAAAAGGGGTAAAATACAGTGTCTGACTTTTTGTATTGTTAAGATATGTTTCTTGGTTCCTAGTATTATGCTAGTTACTGTTTCGAGTTGTTCTGACTTATAAGTTATTCTTTGTGCTCTATCAGGTTCCTCAGTGCATAGATCGTTTGGCACAAGCAGGTCTCAAAATCTGGGTTCTGACAGGTGATAAGATGGAAACTGCAATTAACATTGGGTATGCTGTTTCCAAGTAGAAATTCTTTACATGTACAAGTAGCTTTTTGTACCTCGTTAGCACATCACATCCATCAACATCGTGTGATGTTTCTATTTCTTTTGCAGATATGCATGCAGTTTACTGAGGCAAGGTATGAAACAAATATGTTTGTCCATACCCACTGGTGAGCAGGTAGCCCAGGATGCAAAGAAGGTACcttaactttttttttctcttttactGTATAGGAAGCTTTATCTAGACGGTAATTCTCTTTATGGTAGGCTTTACTTTTATCTTTGACAACTGAGCAGGTTGCAAAGGAGAGTCTCCTGTCGCAAATCGCCAATGGGTCACAAATGGTCAAACTCGAGAAGGATCCAGATGCAGCATTTGCTCTAGTTATTGATGGAAAAGCTCTGGCATTTGCTTTGGAGGATGACATGAAGCATATGTTCTTGAACCTGGCAATCGAGTGTGCTTCTGTCATATGTTGCCGTGTGTCTCCAAAGCAGAAAGCACTGGTAGCTTTGCCTCTCTCCATTGGACTATCTGTAGTTTCTACATAAAGTAATGTTGAGTTTGCTCTCCTTCACTTTGTAGGTGACTCGGCTCGTCAAAGAAGGTATAGGGCAAACCACTTTAGCAGTAGGTGATGGTGCAAATGATGTGGGCATGATTCAAGAAGCTGATATTGGAGTTGGTATAAGTGGGGTAGAGGGCATGCAGGTGAGTTGTTCAGATTATTATGATCTACCCTATCTAGTGTGACAGAACCAATCTAGTGTAGTGCTACTTTCATATAACATCAAGGATCGTTGACTAGGTATGACTAAAATTGGTTCTTTTCCTTTACCAGGCAGTGATGGCTAGTGATTTTTCCATTTCTCAATTTCGGTTTCTTGAGCGACTTCTTGTCGTCCATGGACATTGGTGCTACAAGAGAATCGCCCAAATGGTGCTGCTCGAAGCACTTTTATTCATTCTATTGCATCTGATTCTGTTATGTTTTAACTTTACTAAATCTTCTTTTGTTGAATTGCAGATTTGCTACTTCTTTTACAAGAATATTGCCTTTGGGCTTACAATATTTTACTTTGAAGCATTCGCTGGGTTTTCTGGGCAATCTGTATacgatgattggtttatgctgctTTTCAATGTTGTTCTTACCTCGCTTCCTGTTATATCACTCGGAGTATTTGAGCAAGATGTTTCGTCCGAAATCTGCTTACAGGTATATGATAGAACATGTAACTTAGTTTAACCATACTGCTTATGATAAACTCGGCATGTTTAGAACTGAAATTAAAGCTTGGTCCTGGAATGTGGTGTGTGTTTTCATGGTAAAAGTTTTTGTTGTGTTGTGTCCATATCATTATGCTTCCAGCAAAGAAGCTAATGAATAAGCGGATACCCAAAAGATCATTTGCTAAACTTTGTTTCTTGAGGAGGACGACACTCCCATGGAACCACAATCATTAGCAACTGGGTGTAGATTAGAGAACTATACTGTACTCAGATGTCCATCAATTCCTTCTCCGGCTACTTTGCATGGCATCAAGTACAACAACACAATTATCTGGCATGGTTCATAATATATTAGAAAACTAAAAAGAACCATGAATATTGCCTCAATGTACAAGCATATCTTAGTTCATGCTACTATGATTTGTATTGCCCATTTATTCTGTTAGGCATGAACTTGTATCTACCTTTGCCTCTCCTTTCATGCAAATCATTTGTATGAAGCAACATATTATTGTCGTTAAAAGATAGTTTCAGAATTAGGAATGATTTGGTGTGTATTACTTGTCCATTCCATGTTCCATTAGAATGCTATTCAGTATCTAGGTTATCTGCTTCAGGTATTCATTCACTGAAATGAAATGTGCAGTCACTTTTATGAGGATACTATAATGTTCCACTAGAATGCTATTCAGTCTCTAGGTTATCTGCTTCAGGTATTCATTCACTGAAATGAAATGTGCAAGTGACTTTTATGTGGATACTATGTAAAAATATAGTGGTTTGAAATACACATTGGGTACTGTAAAAGATACCGGTGTTAGTTATCTCAGTTGTGATATTATGTTGGGAAACATGACTGACTGTTTGTCAACACATATCATCCCATAAATTTAGTTTATTAAATAATGTAGTGCAAATTCATATGGTTTAACAGTCTTCCTTAAATagtttgacttgcatagcatctAGAAAATAGTTAAGGCACATGGTTTGAGGAACCGTTTAAGCAGATTGAAGTCACTTGGTAGTGTCATATTTAAAGCTGACCGAAGTTTTAAGGAAATGCAAATGCACAGAAGTTTGCTTCTTGACAACATTATGTTTGTATGGCCCTCATCTGTGGATCAAATCACATCTGTAAAAAAAATACATGTTGGCAAGTAAACTTTTATGCTAGTTAATTTCCTGTGATCGTTAGTGATACTAGAAGACTCATGCATCGGGCCCTTTGCCCTTTGCACTGTAGGAGCTGGGCAATCTTCTCTGATCATCCACGTGGCTGCTTctaacctttcatatatatatctatattgaTTGACATGGCATGACTTGCATGTTGCAGTTCCCAGCATTATACCAGCAAGGGCCAAAGAATCTTTTCTTTGATTGGTACCGGATCCTTGGATGGATGGGGAATGGCCTCTACTCCTCTCTGGCCATATTCTTCCTCAATCTCTGCATATTCTATGATCAGGCAATCCATGCTGGGGGGCAGACTGCGGACATGGCTGCGGTGGGAACTGCCATGTTCACCTGCATCATCTGGGCTGTCAACATGCAGATTGCCCTAACAATGAGCCATTTCACATGGATTCAACATCTCTTTGTATGGGGCAGCATAACAACTTGGTATATCTTCATCCTCGCCTACGGGATGACATTGAGATCCCGCGACAACTACCAGATCCTGTTGGAAGTCCTTGGGCCAGCTCCCATATACTGGGCAGCGACGCTTCTGGTGACTGCTGCTT
The nucleotide sequence above comes from Miscanthus floridulus cultivar M001 chromosome 18, ASM1932011v1, whole genome shotgun sequence. Encoded proteins:
- the LOC136523038 gene encoding probable phospholipid-transporting ATPase 4, giving the protein MARSGRRRRDRMRWSNLYTFSCFRAQHGHAGDAGPSSDGAGAVGGPGFSRVVYCNNAALQKPLKYVTNYITTTKYNIITFFPKAIFEQFRRVANLYFLLTAILSLTPVCPFSAVSMIAPLAFVVGLSMMKEGLEDWRRFIQDMKVNNRKVSVHKGDGEFDYRHWKDLCVGDVVRVEKDQFFPADLLLLSSSYEDGICYVETMNLDGETNLKVKRSLEVTLPLEEDESFKDFQAVIRCEDPNPSLYTFTGNFEYERQVYALDPSQILLRDSKLRNTAFIYGVVIFTGHDSKVMQNSTESPSKRSRIEKKMDLIIYILFTVLVLISIISSVGFAVRIKFDLPNWWYLQPQKSNKLDDPSRPALSGIFHLITALILYGYLIPISLYVSIELVKVLQAHFINQDIHMFDEETGNTAQARTSNLNEELGQVHTILSDKTGTLTCNQMDFLKCSIAGVSYGVGSSEVELAAAKQMASGADDHDIPLQDIWEENNEDEIELVEGVTFSVGNNRKPSIKGFSFQDDRLRQGNWTKEPNSSTILLFFRILALCHTAIPEINEATGSIAYEAESPDEGAFLVAAREFGFEFFKRTQSSVFVREKHTSSEGTIEREFKILNLLEFNSKRKRMTVILQDEDGQILLFCKGADSIIFDRLAKNGRMYEVDTTRHLNEYGEAGLRTLALSYRVLDESEYSSWNAEFLKAKTSIGPDRELQLERVSELIERELILVGATAVEDKLQKGVPQCIDRLAQAGLKIWVLTGDKMETAINIGYACSLLRQGMKQICLSIPTGEQVAQDAKKVAKESLLSQIANGSQMVKLEKDPDAAFALVIDGKALAFALEDDMKHMFLNLAIECASVICCRVSPKQKALVTRLVKEGIGQTTLAVGDGANDVGMIQEADIGVGISGVEGMQAVMASDFSISQFRFLERLLVVHGHWCYKRIAQMICYFFYKNIAFGLTIFYFEAFAGFSGQSVYDDWFMLLFNVVLTSLPVISLGVFEQDVSSEICLQFPALYQQGPKNLFFDWYRILGWMGNGLYSSLAIFFLNLCIFYDQAIHAGGQTADMAAVGTAMFTCIIWAVNMQIALTMSHFTWIQHLFVWGSITTWYIFILAYGMTLRSRDNYQILLEVLGPAPIYWAATLLVTAACNIPYLIHISYQRSCKPLDHHVIQEIKYLKKDVEDQTMWKRERSKARQKTKIGFTARVDAKIKQIKGKLHKKGPSLTIHTVS